A genomic segment from Nicotiana sylvestris chromosome 1, ASM39365v2, whole genome shotgun sequence encodes:
- the LOC104236325 gene encoding uncharacterized protein, which translates to MKIFLFFGLSLFLQGVLGDLICEELPEEMCSFSIASSGKRCLLESHVSAEGNLEMECQTSEVFATNKMQEYIETDECIGACGVDRQSLGLSSDSLLDPKFIAKICSAQCYNNCPNIVDLYSNLASAEGVSLHGLCLTQKTRAHHGTSQPLSSGAVAKAPGYAAGPVSAAAPPPSEY; encoded by the exons ATGAagatctttcttttctttggtttatctCTCTTCCTTCAAGGAGTTCTTG GTGATTTGATATGCGAGGAATTACCAGAAGAAATGTGTTCGTTCTCAATAGCATCCAGTGGAAAGAGATGTTTGCTGGAGAGTCATGTTTCTGCGGAAGGAAATCTGGAAATGGAATGCCAGACTTCAGAAGTGTTTGCTACTAATAAAATGCAGGAATATATAGAGACGGATGAATGCATTGGTGCATGTGGTGTTGACAGGCAATCTCTTGGCCTGTCTTCAGACTCCCTTCTTGATCCTAAATTCATTGCCAAAATTTGCTCAGCACAGTGTTACAACAATTGTCCCAACATTGTTGATCTTTACTCCAATTTGGCTTCTGCTGAAG GAGTATCTTTGCATGGACTATGTTTGACGCAGAAAACTCGTGCACACCATGGAACATCTCAACCTCTTAGCTCTGGTGCTGTTGCTAAAGCTCCAGGTTATGCTGCTGGTCCAGTTTCTGCTGCAGCTCCTCCTCCTTCTGAATATTGA